Proteins from a genomic interval of Syngnathus typhle isolate RoL2023-S1 ecotype Sweden linkage group LG15, RoL_Styp_1.0, whole genome shotgun sequence:
- the LOC133168035 gene encoding capZ-interacting protein-like isoform X1, translating into MEEGHGREKEETAPLPSPPSRPSVAELAGRFKVSSPPFASETEAPVRRRAPRSLQLPKSHEDEQERPSGVTSPVKAKRNSALVEKLQANLALSPAALLPLPMSASFRLPPPLFKPPTPTAGSPSSTPTSPGPNFTPLASEEEGPVSFEAPPAAAAEGCLLNVSKSRARHSIRRRPPSRHRAKSGSGAEVGVATEELDIAKSQSNRNTTLGAADVFAHDNRNRSKEGASEEGRTDEQGERQ; encoded by the exons atggAAGAAGGACATGGGCGAGAAAAGGAG GAGACGGCGCCACTGCCGTCACCGCCCTCACGGCCCTCTGTGGCTGAACTTGCCGGAAGGTTCAAAGTTTCGTCTCCTCCCTTTGCCAGCGAGACA GAAGCGCCGGTCAGACGTCGAGCCCCTCGCTCTTTACAACTGCCAAAAAGCCATGAAGATGAGCAGGAG AGACCTTCTGGCGTGACTTCACCTGTCAAAGCCAAGAGGAACTCTGCCCTGGTTGAGAAGCTTCAG GCCAACCTTGCTCTGTCCCCCGCTGCCCTGCTGCCCTTGCCCATGAGCGCTAGCTtcaggctgccgccgccgctcttCAAACCGCCAACACCCACCGCAGGGAGCCCCTCGTCCACGCCAACGTCTCCCGGCCCCAATTTTACACCTCTGGCAAGTGAGGAGGAGGGACCGGTGTCATTCGAAGCTCCACCCGCAGCGGCGGCAGAGGGATGCCTCTTGAACGTCAGCAAG AGCCGAGCGCGCCACTCTATCAGGCGACGCCCTCCTTCCCGCCACCGCGCGAAGTCCGGTAGTGGAGCGGAAGTGGGCGTGGCCACAGAGGAGTTGGACATCGCCAAAAGCCAATCAAACCGTAACACGACCCTGGGAGCGGCTGATGTCTTTGCTCATGACAACAGGAATCGTTCCAAGGAGGGCGCATCAGAAGAAGGACGCACTGATGAGCAAGGAGAACGGCAGTGA
- the LOC133168035 gene encoding capZ-interacting protein-like isoform X2, with protein sequence MEEGHGREKEETAPLPSPPSRPSVAELAGRFKVSSPPFASETEAPVRRRAPRSLQLPKSHEDEQERPSGVTSPVKAKRNSALVEKLQANLALSPAALLPLPMSASFRLPPPLFKPPTPTAGSPSSTPTSPGPNFTPLASEEEGPVSFEAPPAAAAEGCLLNVSKVLIDCPLEPSAPLYQATPSFPPPREVR encoded by the exons atggAAGAAGGACATGGGCGAGAAAAGGAG GAGACGGCGCCACTGCCGTCACCGCCCTCACGGCCCTCTGTGGCTGAACTTGCCGGAAGGTTCAAAGTTTCGTCTCCTCCCTTTGCCAGCGAGACA GAAGCGCCGGTCAGACGTCGAGCCCCTCGCTCTTTACAACTGCCAAAAAGCCATGAAGATGAGCAGGAG AGACCTTCTGGCGTGACTTCACCTGTCAAAGCCAAGAGGAACTCTGCCCTGGTTGAGAAGCTTCAG GCCAACCTTGCTCTGTCCCCCGCTGCCCTGCTGCCCTTGCCCATGAGCGCTAGCTtcaggctgccgccgccgctcttCAAACCGCCAACACCCACCGCAGGGAGCCCCTCGTCCACGCCAACGTCTCCCGGCCCCAATTTTACACCTCTGGCAAGTGAGGAGGAGGGACCGGTGTCATTCGAAGCTCCACCCGCAGCGGCGGCAGAGGGATGCCTCTTGAACGTCAGCAAG GTTTTGATTGATTGTCCTCTAGAGCCGAGCGCGCCACTCTATCAGGCGACGCCCTCCTTCCCGCCACCGCGCGAAGTCCGGTAG